In the Helianthus annuus cultivar XRQ/B chromosome 11, HanXRQr2.0-SUNRISE, whole genome shotgun sequence genome, one interval contains:
- the LOC110889725 gene encoding uncharacterized protein LOC110889725: MKCWQILRHSPKWAVVSTPSGRSGNTRPSKRSKTNESGEPETPTSDARNIGLNEEIPDDEPVEELPRPPGRKSRAKKPESSSMSMGTDMSHAFSEINKRLQDIHEHGNKRLEENEKVTEIMRDRQWAHDFDFYSKPHDHLTGKALKMALAQKERIEKKYNL; encoded by the coding sequence ATGAAGTGTTGGCAAATCCTTCGCCATAGCCCCAAATGGGCCGTCGTATCTACTCCAAGTGGTCGTTCGGGAAATACACGGCCATCAAAGAGGTCCAAAACAAACGAGTCGGGTGAACCCGAAACGCCAACCTCCGACGCTCGAAACATCGGCTTGAACGAGGAAATTCCGGATGACGAGCCGGTGGAGGAGCTACCAAGACCGCCCGGAAGAAAAAGCCGGGCGAAAAAACCCGAGTCGTCGTCGATGTCTATGGGAACGGATATGAGTCACGCATTTTCGGAGATAAACAAGCGGCTTCAAGACATACACGAACATGGTAACAAACGTTTGGAGGAGAACGAAAAAGTTACGGAGATTATGCGGGATCGACAATGGGCTCACGACTTTGACTTCTACTCCAAACCGCATGACCACTTAACGGGAAAAGCTTTGAAAATGGCGTTGGCACAAAAGGAGcggattgaaaaaaaatataatctttga
- the LOC110891810 gene encoding heavy metal-associated isoprenylated plant protein 47 produces MAKQKIVVKMAVNSEKKSRKALKIAVSVAGVESASFVGSDKHQIALTGERIDPIQLTKLLKKGVGHTELVSVGSVEETAPAPPASATAPAPPASATVSQAPIVAPQINYPYCYNYGVPYNIYQGPYNNDLACSIM; encoded by the exons ATGGCCAAG CAAAAGATTGTGGTGAAGATGGCCGTGAACAGCGAAAAGAAAAGCCGTAAGGCTCTGAAGATAGCTGTTAGTGTCGCGG GTGTGGAGTCGGCATCTTTCGTTGGTTCAGATAAACATCAGATAGCATTGACTGGTGAACGAATAGATCCAATACAATTGACAAAGTTGCTAAAGAAAGGTGTTGGTCACACAGAGCTGGTGAGTGTTGGATCCGTGGAGGAGACGGCTCCAGCCCCTCCCGCCAGTGCTACGGCTCCAGCCCCTCCCGCCAGTGCTACGGTTAGTCAAGCACCAATCGTGGCGCCACAGATAAATTATCCTTATTGTTATAACTATGGTGTGCCGTATAATATCTACCAAGGCCCATATAACAACGATCTGGCTTGCTCAATAATGTGA